One Nostoc sp. CENA543 genomic window, TAACTTCTTTATTACCTTTATTAGAAAGAATCGAGTCGGTACTGCGTAGTCGTAATTTGCAAATAGACTTAAGCTTAGTACAAGAACAATTACGCAATCAAGCAATATCGAGTTTAGTGACAAGTTTGACGATACTACAACAAGTATTGTCTAATTTTGTGACGTTTATTATCATCGCTGTTGTGGCTTTCTTTATCTTGCTCGATGGGGAAAAGCTATGGTCTTTAATGCTCAAGGTTTTGCCAAATCAACATCGTAGAAGATTTACAAATGTCCTGCGCCGCAATTTTCTAGGCTTTTTTCGAGGTCAATTGCTCTTGATGTTATTTCTCTCAACATCAAGTTTTATTGTCTTTCTCTTACTGAATGCCCCATTTGCTTTATTGCTAGCTTTGATAGTCGGAATATTAGATATTATTCCCGGTATAGGGGCAACTTTAGGTGTAAGTATAGTCACTTTAATTTTGTTATCTCAAAGTGTTTGGTTAGCGATAAAGGTATTAATCGCTTGTATAATTTTGCAACAAATACAAGATAACTTATTTGCCCCTAGAATTATGCAAGGCACATTAAATCTCAATCCAGTGGTTGTGTTTTTTGCTTTATTAGTAGGTGCAAGAGTCGCGGGATTATTGGGAATTTTTCTGTCAATTCCCATCACAGGTGTAATTGTATCTCTGTTTGAAATTGATGCCATGAAATCAGAGATTTAAGGAAGTTTATTCAAGATATTTGGGAATTTTTAAGTTTGTGATGCTCGATTAATCGGTAAAATCAATCTATACAAGCAGAAATGGGAAACTATGTCAGATTTAAGAAAGGAATTATCAGAAACTTTAGATGAAGCTGAGTGGGAATGGTTGATTCCTCATGTGCAGAGAGATGCTGTGATTGTGGTGTCACTAGATTTAGATTTACTAGATGTTGGTGAGGCGATCGCTACTGATAATACATCATCGGTGCAGCAATGGATTGAGAATCAATTGATTACGAAACCTTCTAACACTCAAATGGGAGAATGGAATAGCGATCGCACCAAGCGATTTAACACTCTAATTCTTCAACCTTATGTTTTAGTGCAAGAGATTGCAGCTTAAATTATTCTTCATAAGATTTTGCTCCATCCCTATTCTCTACTATCCTGAAATTTCACACTGGTGAACAGGGATGGCAATTATAAATTCGCTACCTTCCCCCAATCTGGATTCAAACCACATCTTACCATGATGTTTTTCGGTGATGATTTTGTAGCTAATTGATAAACCCAAGCCTGTACCTTTACCTGTAGGTTTGGTAGTGAAAAAAGGCTCAAAAATTCGCGATCGCATTTTTTCAGGTATACCTGTACCGTTGTCTGCGATCAAAATTTGTACCTGATTGTCAGCAATTAATTGAGTTGAAATCCACAATTTAGCTGTTGTCTGTTGTTGCGCTGATTCTTCTACCGCATCAATTGCATTCAATAGTACGTTCATAAATACTTGATTGAGTTGTGCAGGATAGCACTCAACCAAAGGTAATTGTCCGTAATTTTTAATGACTTCAATAGCAAAAGATTCTGATGTGTCCTTGAGACGATGTTGCAAAATCAGCAGTGTATTATCAAGACCTTCATGGAGGTCGACTGCTTTACATTCAGCTTCATCTAGTCGAGAGAAGTTACGGAGAGATAAAACAATTTGTCGAATTCTCTGTGTACCTACTCGCATCGATTGTAACAGTTTGCTCAGGTCTTCATACAGAAAATCAAGTTCTATATCATCTAGGATTTTTTGTAGTGTTTGGGGTGGATTGGGGTATTGATATTGGTACGCTTGTAGCAATTTCAGCAGGTCTTGAGTATATTTATCAATATGAATAATGTTGCCATAAATAAAATTTACTGGGTTGTTAATTTCGTGAGCGACCCCAGCCACAAGTTGACCCAAACTGGACATCTTTTCAGTTTGCACTAGTTGCAATTGGGTGTTGTGCAGATCACTTAAGGCTTGTTGAAGTTCTTCAGAACGCTGTTCTTTTTCCGCCAGTAGGGTTTTTACACGTTCAATCAGATGGTTGAATGCGATCGCTAATAAGCCAGTTTCATCTTTAGTGATGATCGGGACTTTGAGGTCAAAGTTAGACTTCTGGGTGACTGTTTGGGCAACATCTGTCATAGATTGTAAGGGTTTAGCAATGCTACTGGAAATTTGCCACCCTAGAGTTAGAGCCAGAATCACACAGCTTAAGCTAGTGATAGCGATAATAATGATTGTCGGTTGAACTTGGGCGATCGCTTCTTCATACAGCGATGACCATTCTAAAATGACAGCACCATCAATCTGATTTTGATCCCTTTTGAGAGGAACAACAATTAATTCAATCCCTTGGGGATAATCGTCGCTATTTTCTAGAAGAGTTCTTGTCTGACCATCTTGTATAGTTTTCTGAACTTCCTTACCTTGTTTACCCTCAAGGATAGTTCCAATATCGTCGGGAACCACATCTGCTACAATTCGCGTTTCCCGATTGACAACTTCAATGTCTCTTCGTTGCAAATGATGCAACTGTAACACGTAGGTTTGTAGTTCGTTAGAAAAAATCGATTCTCCATGAGTAGCAGAATGGTGAACAATAGAAGTAGCAAGTACTTGAGCAACTTCTTCAGCTTCTTTGATTGCTAGAGTCTCCGCAATTTTTTTACTTTGGGCGATCGCAACCACACCTACAACACTTGTTAATAAGGAAATACTAACAAAGCTTAAAAGCAGTTTATGAGAAATTTTCATACCGATAGTCAGCCATAACTCAGTCAACATTAATCTAGTCTTCCCTCCGTCCTGGGGAAAACTGAAGCTGAACTAAGTTGAGGCGTAGACTAGGAGTAAATCTTCAAACAAACTTAACCGTAAATATAAGGGGAAAAGTCTATCTGAATATTTTACAAGCTACTGACTTCAACGCTGATGTTTAACCTCCTCTGCACCTGTGTAACCTGTCGCTACCCAAAATAAGGCTCTCGCTCCATCACGGATGGATTTTTCAATGGGTTCAGGAGGAGTTTGAGACGGTACTGGTACTGGTTTAAAACGAATTCCACGACTACCTAAAATGATCTCACCAATCACGCAAGCACGGCGCATATGAAAATCTGAGGTAATTAAATAAACATTCTTAATTTTACGTGCTTGTAAATCATCTACTAATGTAGTAAAGTTTGTGACTGTATCCACCGCTTCATAGTCTAAATGTAATCTTTTAGGACTGATACCAGCCTTCGTAAATACGCTTTTAGTGTATGTAGGGGGACTACCGCCAGAAATCATGATTGGTAAATTGGGATACTGACGAGCAAACTGAGCAGTAAATTTTTCTCTTTCTAAGTTTTTGGTTGAGCCACCTAAAACAATAACGGCTTCTGGCGGTTCATGATTATTTTGTGCTTCCTTATATCCCCACCACATCAATAGCGGTAGAATCAGAACTGCAAATTGAAATGACTTACCTCTAAACAATAGATTATTCTTCAAGGCTCTCTAACTTTGTCTTTTTCGGGAATAATTTTTGCAATCAGGCAGAAAAATCACAAGGACAAATTGGCAAATGCACTTAAATAGCATACTCGCAAACTTTGTTAATCTGCAATTACACAGATATTAGCTACAGTTTACTCAATACTTAGCAGGCAATCCCGTAATGGAAATTGCCATTGCTCACTTTTATGATGATGAGTAGTTGGCGACGGGACTGGCCAGGCTCGAACCGGCGACCTA contains:
- a CDS encoding DUF2288 domain-containing protein, giving the protein MSDLRKELSETLDEAEWEWLIPHVQRDAVIVVSLDLDLLDVGEAIATDNTSSVQQWIENQLITKPSNTQMGEWNSDRTKRFNTLILQPYVLVQEIAA
- a CDS encoding ATP-binding protein → MLTELWLTIGMKISHKLLLSFVSISLLTSVVGVVAIAQSKKIAETLAIKEAEEVAQVLATSIVHHSATHGESIFSNELQTYVLQLHHLQRRDIEVVNRETRIVADVVPDDIGTILEGKQGKEVQKTIQDGQTRTLLENSDDYPQGIELIVVPLKRDQNQIDGAVILEWSSLYEEAIAQVQPTIIIIAITSLSCVILALTLGWQISSSIAKPLQSMTDVAQTVTQKSNFDLKVPIITKDETGLLAIAFNHLIERVKTLLAEKEQRSEELQQALSDLHNTQLQLVQTEKMSSLGQLVAGVAHEINNPVNFIYGNIIHIDKYTQDLLKLLQAYQYQYPNPPQTLQKILDDIELDFLYEDLSKLLQSMRVGTQRIRQIVLSLRNFSRLDEAECKAVDLHEGLDNTLLILQHRLKDTSESFAIEVIKNYGQLPLVECYPAQLNQVFMNVLLNAIDAVEESAQQQTTAKLWISTQLIADNQVQILIADNGTGIPEKMRSRIFEPFFTTKPTGKGTGLGLSISYKIITEKHHGKMWFESRLGEGSEFIIAIPVHQCEISG
- a CDS encoding AI-2E family transporter, with amino-acid sequence MNGLEAKTLWNRLNNSLIVRFLLLVAAGWVLVQLLAYFQTVIVIFTFAAILAFLLSYPVKWLRHFLPHGIAVVIVFLVSIICLAGLLVTIGLTVISQGQQLIDSISNFLTSLLPLLERIESVLRSRNLQIDLSLVQEQLRNQAISSLVTSLTILQQVLSNFVTFIIIAVVAFFILLDGEKLWSLMLKVLPNQHRRRFTNVLRRNFLGFFRGQLLLMLFLSTSSFIVFLLLNAPFALLLALIVGILDIIPGIGATLGVSIVTLILLSQSVWLAIKVLIACIILQQIQDNLFAPRIMQGTLNLNPVVVFFALLVGARVAGLLGIFLSIPITGVIVSLFEIDAMKSEI
- a CDS encoding YdcF family protein; this encodes MWWGYKEAQNNHEPPEAVIVLGGSTKNLEREKFTAQFARQYPNLPIMISGGSPPTYTKSVFTKAGISPKRLHLDYEAVDTVTNFTTLVDDLQARKIKNVYLITSDFHMRRACVIGEIILGSRGIRFKPVPVPSQTPPEPIEKSIRDGARALFWVATGYTGAEEVKHQR